Proteins co-encoded in one Cercospora beticola chromosome 7, complete sequence genomic window:
- a CDS encoding uncharacterized protein (BUSCO:EOG0926423H) produces the protein MSTADSSDTQDEKVAQFTAITGASPTVAQNALGASNWDLEAAVSLFFAAGDEQASADEDDDDEPPPTANPRRNVDAAPATNKSGSSRKPKGPTTLRDLQGGGDASSDDDKKRDLFAGGEKSGLAVTDPNQGDGPVDHFRNIMNQARSNRDRPGAAGEEDEEPRSSHFMGRAQTLGGDDAPSRVIEDPNAVRGQPPPRVTRTLHLWADGVSIDDGPLLRFDDHANEHIMTEINQGRAPKALLDVQPDQEVDLNLDPHKGENYVAPKPKYKPFGGSGQRLGSPTPALASSSAASASTSRAPAAAASSQAKPEEMTVDESQPTLQLQIRLGDGTRLASRFNTTHTIGDVYDFVNRASPASQQRSYVLQTTFPSKELADKSQVLGDMSDFKRGGVVVQKWT, from the exons ATGTCAACCGCGGACTCGAGCGACACGCAGGACGAGAAGGTGGCGCAATTTACGGCGATCACCGGCGCGAGTCCCACAGTT GCACAAAACGCGCTTGGCGCATCTAACTGGGACCTTGAGGCTGCCGTcagcctcttcttcgctgccggCGACGAGCAAGCCTCtgccgacgaagacgacgacgacgaacctCCACCGACCGCCAACCCACGCCGCAATGTAGACGCTGCACCCGCAACCAACAAATCGGGCAGCAGTAGGAAGCCCAAGGGTCCCACGACCCTGCGCGACTTGCAAGGTGGCGGGGATGCATCCTCAGATGATGACAAGAAGCGCGACTTGTTCGCTGGTGGTGAGAAGAGTGGGCTCGCAGTCACAGATCCAAATCAGGGCGACGGCCCAGTCGATCACTTCCGTAACATCATGAACCAGGCGCGCTCGAACCGCGACCGCCCTGGTGCGGcaggcgaggaagacgaggaaccACGAAGTAGCCACTTTATGGGACGTGCGCAGACATTGGGAGGCGACGATGCTCCTAGTCGAGTTATCGAGGATCCAAACGCTGTTCGAGGGCAACCACCTCCTCGAGTCACTCGCACTCTCCACCTGTGGGCAGACGGTGTGAGCATCGATGACGGACCACTTTTGCGCTTCGACGACCACGCGAACGAGCATATTATGACCGAAATCAACCAAGGCCGAGCACCTAAGGCACTGCTCGATGTCCAACCTGACCAAGAGGTTGATCTGAACCTGGATCCACACAAGGGCGAGAACTACGTCGCGCCAAAGCCCAAGTACAAGCCATTTGGCGGGTCAGGACAGCGTCTCGGTTCCCCCACACCAGCTCTCGCATCGTCTTCCGCAGCATCGGCATCAACATCAAGAGcacccgctgctgctgcctcgtCGCAGGCGAAGCCAGAGGAGATGACTGTCGATGAGTCGCAACCAACTCTCCAATTGCAAATCCGACTCGGTGACGGCACTCGGCTGGCGTCGCGTTTCAACACCACCCACACGATCGGCGACGTCTACGACTTTGTCAACCGTGCTTCGCCTGCATCGCAGCAGCGCTCATATGTGCTGCAAACCACATTCCCTTCGAAGGAGCTCGCCGACAAGTCGCAAGTTCTTGGCGACATGTCCGACTTCAAGCGTGGTGGTGTGGTTGTGCAGAAGTGGACTTAA
- a CDS encoding uncharacterized protein (antiSMASH:Cluster_3~SMCOG1034:cytochrome P450), whose translation MAVTGGLAGLVVGSASYWLYFHRVEVHMYGLRILNTILGSSIVLAVTLAKAYSYSVSDAISTTFTLTTAFLVGVFANCLYFRLFLNPLNKFPGPFPARITSMWWPTQLGNSDGYYWLQNQHKKHGKIVRVGSNDISVTDPDIMEMAYGPKSRVTKANWYDNDYPLTSMHTTRDKGLHDRRRRVWAPAFSDKALRDYEIEIQKFNDKLVQKLAEHNGGPANVTKWFNLFSFDAMGLLAFGRDYGMLDKGEKPHELEMLDEGMQPLAFRLPAWFFRILTAIPGLSAGYQKFVNFCISELTWRVKNEGKTKRENDIMGWLLKAYKGVKNPEKDTMLQADARLIIVAGSDTTAGTLTCLHYYIAKDKEVQRKLREELDPLMQGDWSEANIRGANYLNGCINEALRLHPPVPSGLNRLTPPEGLTVNGVYIPGNVTFFTPQYVMGRDSSIYAEPDSFIPERWYSQEEKIKHKDAFAPFSMGPMGCIGKNLAMMELRTLTAKLVTRFDMKLAPHEDGSRLMTKTKDHFTVDLGDVEICFDERRR comes from the exons ATGGCCGTAACAGGCGGCCTCGCTGGCCTGGTTGTTGGCTCAGCCAGCTACTGGTTGTACTTCCATCGAGTTGAAGTTCACATGTATGGTCTGCGAATACTCAACACGATCTTGGGATCCAGTATCGTCCTCGCAGTCACCTTGGCCAAAGCATACTCCTACAGTGTGTCTGACGCTATTTCGACCACCTTCACTTTGACCACTGCTTTCCTTGTGGGAGTCTTTGCCAACTGCCTCTACTTCCGACTCTTCCTCAATCCACTGAACAAGTTTCCCGGCCCATTCCCTGCTAGAATCACAAGCATGTGGTGGCCGACACAATTGGGCAACTCAGATGGATACTACTGGCTGCAGAATCAGCACAAGAAGCACGGCAAGATTGTGCGAGTCGGTTCCAATGACATTTCCGTCACCGATCCTGATATCATGGAAATGGCGTACGGGCCCAAGTCTCGAGTGACCAAGGCGAATTGGTATGACAATGATTACCCACTCACATCAATGCACACGACTCGCGACAAGGGTCTTCAcgatcgacgacgacgcgTATGGGCACCAGCATTTTCCGACAAGGCACTTCGCGACTACGAGATTGAGATTCAGAAATTCAACGACAAGCTCGTGCAGAAGCTCGCCGAGCACAACGGTGGCCCAGCAAATGTCACAAAATGGTTCAACCTATTTTCCTTCGACGCAATGGGATTGTTGGCATTCGGAAGAGACTATGGCATGCTGGACAAGGGCGAGAAGCCTCACGAACTGGAAATGCTAGACGAGGGAATGCAACCTTTGGCATTCCGTCTTCCTGCTTGGTTCTTCCGCATCCTTACAGCCATTCCTGGTCTGTCAGCTGGATACCAGAAATTCGTCAACTTCTGTATCAGCGAGCTGACATGGCGTGTCAAGAACGAAGGCAAGACGAAGCGGGAGAATGATATCATGGGCTGGTTGTTGAAAGCATACAAAGGCGTCAAGAATCCTGAGAAGGATACTATGTTGCAAGCCGATGCTCGATTGATCATTGTTGCTGGAAGTGATACCACTGCAGGCACTCTCACCTGCTTGCACTATTATATCGCCAAAGACAAGGAAGTTCAGAGGAAGTTGCGCGAGGAACTGGATCCTTTGATGCAAGGCGACTGGTCCGAGGCGAACATTCGAGGAGCGAACTATCTCAACGGCTGCATCAACGAGGCTCTCCGCTTGCACCCTCCTGTCCCATCTGGATTGAACCGTCTCACACCACCAGAGGGTCTTACAGTCAACGGCGTGTACATCCCCGGCAACGTCACCTTTTTCACACCACAATATGTCATGGGACGAG ACTCCTCCATCTACGCCGAACCCGACTCCTTCATCCCCGAACGCTGGTACAGCCAAGAAGAAAAGATCAAGCACAAAGACGCTTTCGCACCTTTCAGCATGGGACCGATGGGCTGCATTGGAAAGAATCTGGCAATGATGGAACTCCGTACTTTGACTGCGAAATTGGTTACAAGATTTGATATGAAATTGGCGCCGCATGAGGATGGATCGAGATTGATGACCAAGACGAAGGATCATTTTACTGTTGATCTGGGGGATGTGGAGATTTGTTTTGatgagaggaggaggtga
- a CDS encoding uncharacterized protein (antiSMASH:Cluster_3~CAZy:AA5), protein MLLTRLLPFAALLITGQCQMGDVPDNEDYAMQKTTPDAPKPKVLMGCYQETARGRSLGTYAPLNQAQMSPQRCETHCKQYNSQMFGVSRTWCFCGDTLGTGTKGAPLSQCNIPCAGDSEEFCGATLRVNIYGPEELLTEPLVPSTAKPAGCWQEPTGANRKALNDYPSLSNAGMTVQMCQDHCSAYQAHLFGVENGRECYCGMTTKNNPTRKPNTACNRPCVGNDGKFCGATNHFNLYELDFSQYKSIGQWGDLIQFPVIPVAIALMPESGNLLAWSAGWANRWTFAGNGRTHSAIYDAKSKTVSEQIVTNTQHDMFCPGITMNSNGKIIVTGGSTHQKTSIFDTIGNTWSRAADMAIPRAYQSSTLTSDGLVFSIGGDFRGAGAKNGEVYNPVNNTARALPGAPVAPMLMATGRGSFRADSHAWLFGWKDGSVFQAGPSRAMNWYGTRGTGSYKGVGNRGSDPDSMCGVFVMYDATQGKILTLGGSPTYDGSPSTSSAHIITIGEPNQPVNVERIQDGAYRRGYANGVVLPDGKVFIVGGQTQTLLFSDSNPVLFPEIFDPATKSFSKLRAHMIPRNYHSTAILMPDATVFSGGGGLCNGCSANHFDGQMFSPPYLFEADGITLAKRPSISSVNGAGNVAKVPLGGSLDIQMEGAGSYSFSLIRMGSSTHAVNTDQRRIPLQATGSENRYQASIPKDAGVALPGYWMLFAVDGNGVPSVAKTVHIALP, encoded by the coding sequence ATGCTTCTAACCAGACTTCTGCCCTTCGCGGCACTGCTTATAACAGGACAATGTCAGATGGGCGACGTTCCAGATAATGAGGACTACGCAATGCAGAAGACCACTCCGGATGCGCCCAAGCCAAAGGTTCTTATGGGATGCTATCAGGAGACTGCACGTGGTCGGTCGCTGGGTACATACGCACCTCTGAACCAAGCCCAGATGTCTCCGCAGCGGTGCGAGACTCACTGCAAGCAATACAATTCGCAGATGTTCGGCGTCAGCCGTACTTGGTGCTTTTGCGGCGATACGCTTGGAACAGGAACCAAAGGTGCTCCGCTCAGTCAATGTAACATACCATGTGCGGGAGACAGCGAGGAATTCTGCGGCGCGACACTTCGTGTCAACATCTATGGCCCAGAAGAGCTTTTGACTGAACCTCTTGTGCCCAGCACTGCGAAGCCAGCAGGCTGCTGGCAGGAACCAACGGGCGCGAACCGAAAGGCGCTCAACGACTATCCCAGTCTTTCAAATGCCGGCATGACAGTCCAGATGTGCCAGGACCACTGCTCTGCATACCAAGCTCACCTGTTCGGGGTGGAGAATGGCAGAGAATGCTACTGTGGTATGACGACCAAGAACAATCCGACCCGCAAGCCCAACACCGCGTGCAATCGGCCTTGCGTGGGCAACGATGGCAAGTTCTGCGGTGCAACCAACCACTTCAATCTCTATGAGCTGGACTTCTCACAATACAAGAGCATCGGACAATGGGGGGACCTCATTCAATTTCCTGTCATCCCAGTGGCAATTGCTCTCATGCCCGAGAGCGGTAACCTCCTCGCTTGGTCTGCGGGCTGGGCGAACAGGTGGACCTTTGCAGGTAACGGCAGAACTCATAGCGCGATTTATGACGCGAAGTCCAAGACGGTCAGCGAGCAAATTGTCACCAATACTCAACACGACATGTTCTGCCCTGGGATTACCATGAACTCGAATGGCAAGATCATTGTCACAGGCGGCTCCACCCACCAGAAGACTAGCATCTTCGATACGATTGGCAACACTTGGTCCAGAGCCGCCGATATGGCCATTCCTCGCGCCTATCAATCCTCGACCCTCACTTCCGACGGCCTGGTCTTCTCCATCGGTGGCGACTTCCGCGGTGCCGGTGCGAAAAATGGAGAAGTCTATAATCCTGTGAACAACACTGCTCGTGCCCTACCAGGCGCCCCCGTTGCACCTATGCTCATGGCCACCGGTCGTGGCTCCTTCCGCGCAGACTCTCATGCTTGGCTGTTCGGCTGGAAAGATGGCAGTGTCTTCCAAGCCGGTCCTTCGCGGGCGATGAACTGGTACGGAACGCGTGGAACCGGTTCGTATAAAGGTGTTGGCAATCGTGGCAGTGATCCGGACAGCATGTGCGGAGTGTTCGTCATGTACGACGCCACTCAAGGCAAGATCCTGACACTCGGAGGAAGTCCCACGTATGATGGTTCGCCGTCGACAAGCAGCGCCCACATCATCACGATTGGAGAGCCCAATCAGCCTGTAAATGTGGAGAGAATTCAGGACGGCGCTTACAGACGTGGATATGCGAACGGCGTTGTGCTGCCTGATGGTaaagtcttcatcgtcggtgGACAGACGCAGACACTGCTCTTCTCTGACTCGAATCCTGTTCTATTCCCTGAGATCTTCGATCCGGCAACCAAGTCTTTCTCGAAGCTGAGGGCACACATGATCCCGAGAAACTACCATTCGACTGCTATCCTCATGCCTGATGCGACTGTCTTctctggcggaggtggtTTGTGCAATGGATGCTCGGCTAACCACTTCGACGGACAAATGTTCAGCCCTCCTTACCTGTTCGAAGCGGACGGTATCACACTGGCGAAGCGTCCGAGCATCTCTTCTGTCAATGGAGCCGGCAACGTGGCGAAGGTTCCTCTTGGTGGCAGCTTGGACATTCAGATGGAAGGCGCCGGCAGCTACAGCTTCTCACTGATCAGAATGGGAAGTTCGACACACGCTGTCAATACCGATCAGAGACGCATCCCGCTGCAGGCTACTGGAAGCGAGAACAGATATCAGGCGAGCATTCCAAAGGATGCAGGTGTCGCGCTCCCAGGTTACTGGATGCTCTTTGCTGTCGATGGCAACGGAGTTCCAAGTGTGGCCAAGACCGTGCATATTGCGTTGCCATAG
- a CDS encoding uncharacterized protein (antiSMASH:Cluster_3), translating to MSEAETENRSSEQESKNEHEQGKQSKDSESSDQRNPQGTTTSNTKGMDKLLNKVPNMSPEGPLGTQTKGPLSAVGDPLGQVLNYSLKPLGHVTGAIGNPHGEALERVQRVAQHEGIAEGEPKYLPDRDNGEPDAELPGGERIGGKEQTGENPLGL from the exons ATGAGCGAGGCCGAGACAGAGAATAGAAGCTCAGAGCAAGAGTCGAAGAACGAGCACGAACAGGGCAAGCAGTCAAAGGATAGCGAATCTTCCGATCAACGAAATCCACAAGGCACTACCACCTCAAACACCAAAGGCATGGATAAACTCCTCAACAAAGTCCCAAACATGTCCCCCGAAGGACCTCTCGGCACTCAAACAAAAG GCCCCCTCTCCGCAGTCGGCGACCCCCTAGGCCAAGTCCTAAACTACTCACTCAAACCTCTGGGCCACGTAACTGGCGCAATCGGCAACCCACATGGCGAAGCTCTCGAACGCGTCCAACGTGTGGCCCAGCACGAGGGAATTGCAGAAGGGGAGCCGAAGTACTTGCCTGATCGCGATAATGGGGAACCAGATGCGGAATTACCTGGTGGAGAGAGGATTGGAGGGAAGGAACAGACGGGGGAGAATCCGTTGGGGTTGTGA
- a CDS encoding uncharacterized protein (antiSMASH:Cluster_3), whose protein sequence is MKSVFVVALAAGAIAAPSHFEVVKRGNLPTPVSAATARSYLSQIPTEAENNSPAYNRDLFNHWITISGRCNTREEVLKRDGSNVVVDSECRATSGSWYSDYDGATWSLASDVDIDHVVPLREAWVSGARNWDSAKRQQFANDLTRPQLLAVTDTVNQGKGDQDPAEWLPSRTAYRCTYVRAWTQVKHFYGLSMDSAEKSAVSNILNGC, encoded by the exons ATGAAGTCCGTCTTCGTTGTCGCGCTGGCCGCCGGTGCCATTGCCGCCCCATCTCACTTCGAAGTTGTGAAGAGGGGCAACCTGCCAACTCCAGTCTCTGCTGCAACTGCCAGGTCGTACTTGAGCCAGATCCCAACAGAAGCCGAGAACAACAGCCCAGCATACAACCGCGATCTCTTCAACCACTGGATCACTATCTCCGGCCGATGCAACACCCGCGAGGAAGTGCTCAAGCGTGATGGATCTAATGTTGTGGTCGACAGCGAGTGCCGCGCGACTTCTGGATCATGGTACTCCGACTACGATGGTGCAACCTGGAGTCTTGCGTCTGATGTCGATATCGACCACGTTGTTCCACTCAGAGAGGCGTGGGTCTCTGGTGCTCGCAACTGGGACTCTGCAAAGCGACAGCAGTTCGCTAACGA TCTCACTCGTCCCCAGCTTTTGGCTGTGACCGATACTGTCAACCAAGGAAAGGGCGACCAAGATCCAGCTGAGTGGCTCCCAAGCAGAACTGCTTACCGATGCACATACGTTCGTGCCTGGACACAAGTCAAGCACTTCTACGGCTTGAGCATGGATAGCGCCGAGAAGTCGGCAGTCAGCAACATCTTGAACGGATGTTAG
- a CDS encoding uncharacterized protein (antiSMASH:Cluster_3) — MSANGTNGVATNIAAGTKRSLSPEDEESHTPPVGRQRSRVACTPCRLRKRRCDGKLPCATCVRYEYQCEYDQKAKRPSMPHDADVAAPPPPVQEMGRTPPSIIQLQKHPLTAPGARFHHRGILDPVKTRFVRANSAIAFPRILGMDLESESIPRLHSFAWHLGIRAEPNEPPTNVTEHMTWAEFQTLAAAYFKFVKPQFGLLDEADFMEQVAPRFADPAGVKDIDCVLLGVAALGSFFSATPHPKEVAFMFDARRVLVERSVSNSPTPNHIAGWILRTLYLRLTSRPHGAWISSCITMHQVEAGGLHKEIQTIAVVYPQIPTNDHKLAKNRRRLFWVARALNTILSFEYGRTRVNFDVVTTKKFAPENGSYAHQYVELADLLPNDFVDRDREPDPPAALGKALDKIEAMQTDSSFISLLKADLSFAIYRRLWLMSLTDAKDRADTVIGIGKAALPAAAKLLATRTPWWNVICTPFQLVCVVISVSTPRSLSHIQEIMNLMNNIAEVYDTHMVREAYTQATALINMAKKRKQKELDALNAIPENPPFPIDYPSTGAHSTLSDAPNIDWAMELPFEWDIFLNPELVVSSQQPMPPIDNSYASQFKFPPAP; from the coding sequence ATGTCTGCAAATGGCACGAATGGTGTCGCTACGAACATTGCTGCGGGCACAAAGCGGTCCTTGAGccccgaagatgaagaaagtCACACCCCACCTGTCGGCAGACAGCGAAGTCGCGTCGCCTGCACGCCATGCAGACTGCGAAAGCGCAGGTGTGACGGAAAACTGCCTTGCGCTACTTGCGTTCGATATGAGTATCAATGCGAGTATGACCAGAAGGCGAAACGCCCTTCAATGCCGCACGACGCTGATGTTGcggcgccgccgcctcccgTGCAAGAAATGGGACGCACTCCACCCAGCATAATCCAGCTCCAGAAGCATCCATTGACCGCTCCGGGAGCACGGTTCCATCACCGTGGCATTCTGGACCCCGTCAAAACTCGGTTTGTGAGGGCGAACTCTGCCATTGCCTTTCCCCGTATCCTTGGTATGGACCTGGAGTCGGAAAGTATACCTCGATTACACTCCTTCGCATGGCATCTTGGAATTCGAGCAGAACCTAATGAGCCTCCAACCAATGTCACAGAGCACATGACTTGGGCAGAATTCCAAACGTTAGCTGCCGCGTACTTCAAATTCGTCAAGCCACAATTTGGTCTGTTGGACGAGGCAGACTTCATGGAGCAGGTGGCTCCGAGATTCGCAGATCCGGCCGGAGTCAAAGACATCGACTGTGTCCTGCTCGGAGTCGCTGCCTTgggctctttcttctctgccACGCCTCATCCGAAAGAGGTGGCATTCATGTTCGACGCGCGCAGAGTTCTCGTGGAGCGGAGTGTGAGCAACTCGCCCACTCCGAACCATATAGCTGGCTGGATCCTCCGAACACTGTACCTTCGGCTTACTTCACGACCACACGGTGCTTGGATATCGAGTTGCATAACGATGCATCAAGTTGAGGCCGGCGGATTGCACAAGGAAATACAAACCATTGCGGTCGTCTATCCTCAAATCCCCACCAATGACCACAAGTTGGCAAAGAACAGGCGGAGGCTGTTCTGGGTCGCACGTGCGCTCAACACGATCCTCTCCTTCGAATATGGACGCACGAGGGTCAATTTCGATGTTGTGACTACCAAGAAGTTTGCGCCTGAGAACGGAAGTTATGCACATCAGTACGTGGAGCTGGCGGATCTCTTGCCGAATGACTTTGTGGATCGAGATCGTGAGCCGGATCCTCCTGCGGCTCTAGGGAAAGCTCTTGACAAGATTGAGGCCATGCAGACTGACTCTAGCTTCATATCGCTCCTCAAAGCTGATCTCTCGTTCGCCATCTATCGAAGATTGTGGTTGATGAGTCTGACTGACGCCAAAGATCGCGCCGACACGGTCATTGGCATTGGCAAAGCAGCACTGCCGGCTGCAGCGAAACTTCTAGCCACCAGGACCCCGTGGTGGAATGTCATTTGCACGCCGTTTCAATTGGTCTGCGTCGTCATTTCTGTCAGCACACCTCGAAGCCTTTCGCACATCCAAGAGATTATGAACCTGATGAACAACATTGCAGAAGTATATGACACGCACATGGTGCGAGAGGCATACACCCAAGCGACAGCTCTTATCAATATGGCCAAGAAGCGGAAGCAAAAAGAGCTTGATGCGCTCAACGCGATACCAGAGAACCCGCCTTTTCCTATCGACTATCCTTCGACAGGTGCCCATAGCACCCTTTCCGACGCTCCGAACATTGATTGGGCTATGGAGCTGCCGTTCGAGTGGGACATTTTCCTCAACCCGGAACTGGTGGTATCCAGTCAGCAACCGATGCCTCCTATCGACAATTCCTATGCAAGCCAGTTCAAGTTTCCACCGGCTCCATGA
- a CDS encoding uncharacterized protein (antiSMASH:Cluster_3): protein MSTGALSAREASIRVLQTGLEHLSEPQIKTFIQNVYGALLLSSGGLFSILLGGGVRAISDDNVGIERLLHGVAFPFGLVLVYLVGAELFTGYPMWYAMTALERRGRPLQYLNGAIASWLGNLAGSLIFAGLFTKATRVLAEEPWHTSIVEQIENDIINLPWHVIFIRAIACGWLVTMAMFLGTQNQDGISKLLFLHFPFMISATARFPHTVEYMYLSSVGIILGAPLSWAGYFWKCLLPLTLGNIVGGGVFTGAYLWHIHLRTSSYGEKYKEAESNPESRPLLDGV from the coding sequence ATGTCGACTGGCGCTCTTTCGGCTCGAGAAGCAAGCATTCGCGTGCTTCAAACGGGACTGGAACATTTGTCTGAGCCACAGATCAAGACCTTCATCCAAAATGTCTACGGAGCTCTTCTGCTCTCTTCAGGTGGGCTCTTCTCTATCTTGCTAGGAGGAGGTGTTCGGGCTATCTCCGATGATAACGTGGGCATCGAGCGACTGCTGCATGGAGTCGCTTTCCCTTTCGGTCTCGTCCTCGTATACCTCGTGGGCGCGGAGCTCTTCACAGGCTACCCAATGTGGTATGCGATGACAGCATTGGAGCGCAGAGGCAGACCACTGCAGTATTTGAATGGAGCTATTGCAAGCTGGCTGGGCAATCTCGCTGGCTCTCTGATCTTTGCGGGGCTCTTCACCAAAGCCACAAGAGTTCTGGCCGAGGAGCCATGGCATACTTCCATTGTCGAACAGATTGAGAACGACATCATCAATCTACCCTGGCATGTCATTTTCATACGAGCGATCGCATGTGGCTGGCTTGTCACCATGGCCATGTTTCTGGGAACGCAGAATCAAGATGGGATCAGCAAGCTTCTGTTCTTGCATTTTCCATTCATGATCTCGGCTACTGCTCGCTTTCCACACACGGTCGAGTACATGTACTTGTCCAGTGTTGGCATCATTCTCGGCGCACCGTTGAGCTGGGCCGGCTACTTCTGGAAGTGTTTGTTACCACTGACACTGGGAAACATCGTCGGAGGCGGAGTCTTCACTGGAGCTTATCTGTGGCACATACATCTCCGGACGTCAAGCTACGGCGAGAAGTACAAAGAGGCAGAGTCTAATCCAGAGTCAAGGCCACTGCTGGATGGTGTTTGA
- a CDS encoding uncharacterized protein (antiSMASH:Cluster_3), translated as MSAIMEDPTDFEPVRVLITLHEGMDTLDAMGPLEVFSQAQHDPQNKDTKAFRVIFAGAAEHITTAQGASIRPHMSFEEAMKRLAEIDVLVIPGGSHENVTKTKAQPLQLIKAYTELQKKNPARERTLMSVCTGSLILGEAGVLAGLTATTHPDFITKFEILCSNAVQRDMSDRVDVVEERYVVNNLRYDLGENEDENPYILSRKELKEQKRRKSSGGMPPIEEKSNGTGGRRPSNARKGSISLKQSNARRESVLKRANLRLGGMRVITTSGISSGIDGALYMVGALVSDDAAEEVARKMCYTWKKGIVVDGVDV; from the exons ATGAGTGCAATCATGGAAGACCCCACCGACTTCGAGCCGGTGAGGGTTCTCATCACCCTC CACGAGGGAATGGACACGTTGGATGCAATGG GTCCGCTCGAGGTCTTCAGCCAGGCCCAGCACGACCCACAGAACAAAG ACACCAAGGCTTTCCGCGTCATCTTCGCCGGTGCCGCCGAACACATCACCACTGCTCAGGGCGCCTCCATTCGTCCCCACATGAGCTTCGAAGAGGCTATGAAGCGTCTCGCTGAGATTgacgtcctcgtcatcccaGGAGGCAGCCACGAGAACGTGACCAAGACCAAGGCTCAGCCATTGCAGCTGATCAAGGCCTACAccgagctgcagaagaagaacccCGCCCGCGAGCGCACCCTCATGTCCGTCTGCACCGGCTCGCTCATCCTTGGCGAGGCTGGCGTCCTCGCTGGCCTGACTGCCACCACCCACCCAGACTTCATCACCAAATTCGAGATCCTCTGCTCCAACGCCGTGCAGCGCGACATGTCTGACCGCGTCGACGTTGTCGAAGAGCGCTACGTCGTCAACAACCTTCGCTACGATCTTGGCGAGAATGAAGACGAGAACCCATACATCCTGAGCAGGAAAGAGCTCAAGGAGCAGAAGCGTCGCAAGAGCTCTGGTGGCATGCCTCCAATTGAAGAGAAGAGCAACGGCACAGGCGGTCGTCGCCCATCCAACGCCCGCAAAGGCAGCATCAGTCTCAAGCAGAGCAACGCCCGCCGCGAGTCGGTCCTCAAGCGCGCCAACTTGCGTCTGGGTGGCATGCGCGTTATCACCACCTCCGGTATCTCTTCCGGTATCGATGGTGCTCTTTACATGGTCGGCGCTTTAGTGTCCGACGATGCGGCTGAGGAGGTCGCACGCAAGATGTGCTATACTTGGAAGAAGGGCATCGTCGTTGACGGTGTCGATGTTTGA